In a single window of the Manis javanica isolate MJ-LG chromosome 16, MJ_LKY, whole genome shotgun sequence genome:
- the BAG6 gene encoding large proline-rich protein BAG6 isoform X6, which translates to MEPSDNTITTVEEPDSLEVLVKTLDSQTRTFIVGAQMNVKEFKEHIAASVSIPSEKQRLIYQGRVLQDDKKLQEYNVGGKVIHLVERAPPQTQLPSGASSGIGSTSATHGGGSLPGTRGSGASVHDRNANSYVMVGTFNLPSDGSAVDVHINMEQAPIQSEPRVRLVMAQHIIRDIQTLLSRMECRGGPQAQHSQLPPQTPTVALEPVALSSQTSEPVESEVPPREPMEAEEVEERASAQSPELTPTGPAPVGPTPAPETNAPNHPSPAEYVEVLQELQRLENRLQPFLQRYYEVLGAAATTDYNNNQEGREEDQRLINLVGESLRLLGNTFVALSDLRCNLTSAPPRHLHVVRPMSHYTTPMVLQQAAIPIQINVGTTVTMTGNGTRPPPAPSAEAPPSGPGQASSLAPSSTTVESSTEGAPPPGPAPPPTASHPRVIRISHQSVEPVVMMHMNIQDSGTQPGGVPSAPTGPLGPPGHGQTLGSTLIQLPSLPPEFMHAVAHQITHQAMVAAVASAAAGQQVPGFPTAPTRVVIARPTPPQARPSHPGGPPVSGTLGTGLGTNASLAQMVSGLVGQLLMQPVLVAQGTPGMAPPPAPATASASAGTTNTATTAGPAPGGPAQPPPPQPSSDLQFSQLLGNLLGPSGPGAGGPGMASPTITVAMPGVPAFLQGMTDLLQATQTAPPPPPPPPPPAPEQQTTPPPGSPSGGAGSPGGLGPENLSPEFYTSVVQGVLNSLLGSLGARAGSSESIAAFIQRLSGSSNIFEPGADGALGFFGALLSLLCQNFSMVDVVMLLHGHFQPLQRLQPQLRSFFHHHYLGGQEPTPGNIRTATHTLITGLEEYVRESFSLVQVQPGVDIIRTNLEFLQEQFNSIAAHVLHCTDSGFGARLLELCNQGLFECLALNLHCLGGQQMELAAVINGRIRRMSHGVNPSLVSWLTTMMGLRLQVVLEHMPIGPDAILRYVRRVGDPPQPLPEEPMEVQGSERTAPEPQRENASPAPGTTAEEAMSRGPPPAPDGGSHDEQDGASETEPWAAAVPPEWVPIIQQDIQSQRKVKPQPPLSDAYLSGMPAKRRKLRADIQKRLQEDPNYSPQRFPSAHRAFADDP; encoded by the exons ATGGAGCCCAGTGATAATACCATTACCACTGTGGAGGAGCCTGACAGCCTGGAAGTGCTGGTGAAGACTCTGGACTCTCAGACTCGGACCTTTATTGTGGGGGCCCAG ATGAACGTGAAGGAGTTTAAGGAGCACATTGCTGCCTCTGTTAGCATCCCCTCCGAGAAACAACGGCTTATTTACCAGGGACGTGTCCTGCAGGATGATAAGAAGCTCCAGGAATACA atgTTGGGGGAAAGGTCATCCACCTGGTGGAACGGGCTCCTCCTCAGACTCAGCTACCTTCTGGGGCATCTTCTGGGATAGGGTCTACCTCAGCCACCCATGGTGGGGGATCCCTGCCTGGTACTCGGGGCTCTGGGGCCTCTGTTCACGACCGGAATGCTAACAGCTATGTCATGGTTGGAACCTTCAATCTTCCT AGTGATGGCTCTGCTGTGGATGTTCACATCAACATGGAACAGGCCCCGATTCAG AGTGAGCCCCGAGTACGGCTGGTGATGGCTCAGCACATTATCAGGGACATACAGACCTTACTCTCCCGGATGGAA TGTCGAGGGGGGCCCCAAGCACAGCACAGTCAGCTGCCCCCACAGACGCCAACTGTGGCCCTGGAACCAGTAGCCTTGAGCTCTCAAACATCAGAACCAGTCGAAAGCGAAGTGCCTCCTCGGGAGCCCATGGAGGCAGAAGAAGTGGAGGAGCGTGCCTCAGCCCAGAGCCCGGAGCTCACCCCCACTGGCCCAGCCCCAGTGGGCCCAACACCTGCCCCAGAGACAAATGCTCCCAA CCACCCTTCCCCTGCGGAGTACGTCGAGGTGCTCCAAGAGCTACAGCGGCTTGAGAACCGCCTCCAGCCCTTCCTACAGCGCTACTATGAGGTTCTGGGTGCCGCTGCCACCACAGACTACAATAACAAT CAAGAGGGCCGAGAAGAGGACCAGCGTTTGATCAACTTGGTCGGGGAGAGCCTGCGGCTGCTGGGCAATACTTTTGTGGCACTGTCTGACCTGCGCTGCAATCTGACCTCTGCACCCCCGCGACACCTGCATGTGGTCCGACCCATGTCTCATTACACCACACCCATGGTGCTCCAGCAGGCAGCTATCCCCATCCAG ATCAACGTGGGGACAACTGTGACCATGACAGGGAATGGGACTCGGccccccccagctcccagtgcaGAGGCACCTCCCTCTGGTCCTGGGCAGGCCTCATCCCTGGCTCCATCTTCTACCACTGTCGAATCCTCAACTGAGGGGGCTCCCCCACCAGGGCCAGCTCCTCCCCCAACTGCCAGCCACCCGAGGGTCATCCGGATTTCCCACCAGAGTGTTGAACCCGTGGTCATGATGCACATGAACATTCAAG ATTCTGGCACACAGCCCGGTGGAGTTCCGAGTGCTCCCACTGGCCCTCTAGGACCCCCTGGTCATGGCCAGACCCTGG GCTCCACCCTCATCcagctgccctccctgccccctgagTTCATGCACGCCGTCGCCCACCAGATCACCCATCAGGCCATGGTGGCAGCTGTTGCCTCCGCGGCCGCAG GACAGCAGGTGCCAGGCTTCCCAACAGCTCCCACCCGGGTGGTGATTGCCCGGCCCACCCCTCCACAGGCTCGGCCTTCCCATCCTGGGGGGCCTCCAGTCTCTGGGACTCTG GGCACGGGGCTGGGTACCAATGCCTCTTTGGCCCAGATGGTGAGCGGCCTTGTGGGGCAGCTTCTTATGCAACCTGTCCTCGTGG CTCAGGGGACCCCAGGAATGgctccacctccagcccctgctaCTGCTTCAGCCAGTGCTGGCACTACCAACACAGCTACCACAGCAGGCCCTGCACCTGGGGGCCCTGCCCAGCCTCCACCCCCTCAGCCCTCCTCTGATCTTCAGTTCTCTCAGCTCCTGGGAAACCTGCTGGGGCCTTcagggccaggggctggagggcctGGCATGGCGTCTCCCACCATCACTGTGGCGATGCCTGGAGTCCCTGCCTTTCTTCAGGGCATGACTGACCTTTTGCAG GCAACACAGACggcccctccacctcctccaccacccccacccccagctcctgaaCAGCAGACCACACCCCCACCAGGCTCCCCTTCTGGTGGTGCAGGGAGTCCTGGAGGCCTGGGTCCTGAGAACCTTTCCCCGGAGTTTTATACCTCGGTGGTGCAGGGTGTGCTGAACTCCCTGCTGGGATCCCTGGGGGCTCGGGCTGGCAGCAGTGAAAGTATCGCTGCTTTCATACAGCGCCTTAGTGGATCCAGCAACATCTTTGAGCCTGGGGCCGATGGGGCCCTCG GATTCTTCGGGGCTCTGCTCTCCCTTCTGTGCCAGAACTTTTCCATGGTGGATGTGGTGATGCTTCTCCATGGGCATTTCCAGCCACTGCAGCGGCTCCAGCCCCAGCTGCGATCTTTCTTCCACCACCACTACCTGGGTGGCCAGGAGCCCACACCTGGTAACATCCGG ACGGCAACCCACACTTTGATCACGGGACTGGAAGAATACGTGCGGGAGAGTTTT TCTTTGGTGCAGGTTCAGCCAGGTGTGGACATCATCCGGACTAACCTGGAATTTCTCCAAGAGCAGTTTAACAGCATTGCTGCTCACGTGCTGCACTGCACAG ACAGTGGATTTGGGGCCCGTTTGCTGGAATTGTGTAACCAGGGCCTGTTTGAATGCTTGGCCCTGAACCTGCACTGCTTAGGGGGACAGCAGATGGAGTTGGCTGCTGTCATCAATGGCCGCATT CGTCGTATGTCTCATGGGGTGAATCCATCCTTGGTGAGCTGGCTGACAACCATGATGGGACTGAGGCTTCAGGTGGTACTGGAGCACATGCCTATAGGCCCTGATGCAATCCTCAGATATGTTCGCAGAGTCGGTGATCCCCCTCAG CCACTTCCTGAGGAGCCAATGGAAGTTCAGGGATCAGAGAGAACTGCCCCTGAGCCTCAG CGGGAGAatgcttccccagcccctggaacaACAGCAGAAGAGGCCATGTCCCGAGGTCCACCTCCTGCTCCTGATGGGGGCTCTCATGATGAACAGGATGGAGCTTCTGAGACAGAGCCTTGGGCAGCTGCAGTCCCCCCA GAATGGGTCCCTATTATCCAGCAGGACATTCAGAGCCAGCGAAAGGTGAAACCACAGCCTCCTCTGAGTGATGCCTACCTCAGTGGTATGCCTGCCAAGAGACGCAAG CTCCGGGCTGATATACAAAAGCGATTGCAGGAAGATCCCAACTACAGTCCTCAGCGCTTCCCTAGTGCCCACCGGGCCTTTGCTGATGATCCCTAG
- the BAG6 gene encoding large proline-rich protein BAG6 isoform X3 has product MEPSDNTITTVEEPDSLEVLVKTLDSQTRTFIVGAQMNVKEFKEHIAASVSIPSEKQRLIYQGRVLQDDKKLQEYNVGGKVIHLVERAPPQTQLPSGASSGIGSTSATHGGGSLPGTRGSGASVHDRNANSYVMVGTFNLPSDGSAVDVHINMEQAPIQSEPRVRLVMAQHIIRDIQTLLSRMECRGGPQAQHSQLPPQTPTVALEPVALSSQTSEPVESEVPPREPMEAEEVEERASAQSPELTPTGPAPVGPTPAPETNAPNHPSPAEYVEVLQELQRLENRLQPFLQRYYEVLGAAATTDYNNNQEGREEDQRLINLVGESLRLLGNTFVALSDLRCNLTSAPPRHLHVVRPMSHYTTPMVLQQAAIPIQINVGTTVTMTGNGTRPPPAPSAEAPPSGPGQASSLAPSSTTVESSTEGAPPPGPAPPPTASHPRVIRISHQSVEPVVMMHMNIQDSGTQPGGVPSAPTGPLGPPGHGQTLGQQVPGFPTAPTRVVIARPTPPQARPSHPGGPPVSGTLQGTGLGTNASLAQMVSGLVGQLLMQPVLVAQGTPGMAPPPAPATASASAGTTNTATTAGPAPGGPAQPPPPQPSSDLQFSQLLGNLLGPSGPGAGGPGMASPTITVAMPGVPAFLQGMTDLLQATQTAPPPPPPPPPPAPEQQTTPPPGSPSGGAGSPGGLGPENLSPEFYTSVVQGVLNSLLGSLGARAGSSESIAAFIQRLSGSSNIFEPGADGALGFFGALLSLLCQNFSMVDVVMLLHGHFQPLQRLQPQLRSFFHHHYLGGQEPTPGNIRTATHTLITGLEEYVRESFSLVQVQPGVDIIRTNLEFLQEQFNSIAAHVLHCTDSGFGARLLELCNQGLFECLALNLHCLGGQQMELAAVINGRIRRMSHGVNPSLVSWLTTMMGLRLQVVLEHMPIGPDAILRYVRRVGDPPQPLPEEPMEVQGSERTAPEPQRENASPAPGTTAEEAMSRGPPPAPDGGSHDEQDGASETEPWAAAVPPEWVPIIQQDIQSQRKVKPQPPLSDAYLSGMPAKRRKTMQGEGPQLLLSEAVSRAAKAAGARPLTSPESLSRDLEAPEVQESYRQQLRADIQKRLQEDPNYSPQRFPSAHRAFADDP; this is encoded by the exons ATGGAGCCCAGTGATAATACCATTACCACTGTGGAGGAGCCTGACAGCCTGGAAGTGCTGGTGAAGACTCTGGACTCTCAGACTCGGACCTTTATTGTGGGGGCCCAG ATGAACGTGAAGGAGTTTAAGGAGCACATTGCTGCCTCTGTTAGCATCCCCTCCGAGAAACAACGGCTTATTTACCAGGGACGTGTCCTGCAGGATGATAAGAAGCTCCAGGAATACA atgTTGGGGGAAAGGTCATCCACCTGGTGGAACGGGCTCCTCCTCAGACTCAGCTACCTTCTGGGGCATCTTCTGGGATAGGGTCTACCTCAGCCACCCATGGTGGGGGATCCCTGCCTGGTACTCGGGGCTCTGGGGCCTCTGTTCACGACCGGAATGCTAACAGCTATGTCATGGTTGGAACCTTCAATCTTCCT AGTGATGGCTCTGCTGTGGATGTTCACATCAACATGGAACAGGCCCCGATTCAG AGTGAGCCCCGAGTACGGCTGGTGATGGCTCAGCACATTATCAGGGACATACAGACCTTACTCTCCCGGATGGAA TGTCGAGGGGGGCCCCAAGCACAGCACAGTCAGCTGCCCCCACAGACGCCAACTGTGGCCCTGGAACCAGTAGCCTTGAGCTCTCAAACATCAGAACCAGTCGAAAGCGAAGTGCCTCCTCGGGAGCCCATGGAGGCAGAAGAAGTGGAGGAGCGTGCCTCAGCCCAGAGCCCGGAGCTCACCCCCACTGGCCCAGCCCCAGTGGGCCCAACACCTGCCCCAGAGACAAATGCTCCCAA CCACCCTTCCCCTGCGGAGTACGTCGAGGTGCTCCAAGAGCTACAGCGGCTTGAGAACCGCCTCCAGCCCTTCCTACAGCGCTACTATGAGGTTCTGGGTGCCGCTGCCACCACAGACTACAATAACAAT CAAGAGGGCCGAGAAGAGGACCAGCGTTTGATCAACTTGGTCGGGGAGAGCCTGCGGCTGCTGGGCAATACTTTTGTGGCACTGTCTGACCTGCGCTGCAATCTGACCTCTGCACCCCCGCGACACCTGCATGTGGTCCGACCCATGTCTCATTACACCACACCCATGGTGCTCCAGCAGGCAGCTATCCCCATCCAG ATCAACGTGGGGACAACTGTGACCATGACAGGGAATGGGACTCGGccccccccagctcccagtgcaGAGGCACCTCCCTCTGGTCCTGGGCAGGCCTCATCCCTGGCTCCATCTTCTACCACTGTCGAATCCTCAACTGAGGGGGCTCCCCCACCAGGGCCAGCTCCTCCCCCAACTGCCAGCCACCCGAGGGTCATCCGGATTTCCCACCAGAGTGTTGAACCCGTGGTCATGATGCACATGAACATTCAAG ATTCTGGCACACAGCCCGGTGGAGTTCCGAGTGCTCCCACTGGCCCTCTAGGACCCCCTGGTCATGGCCAGACCCTGG GACAGCAGGTGCCAGGCTTCCCAACAGCTCCCACCCGGGTGGTGATTGCCCGGCCCACCCCTCCACAGGCTCGGCCTTCCCATCCTGGGGGGCCTCCAGTCTCTGGGACTCTG CAGGGCACGGGGCTGGGTACCAATGCCTCTTTGGCCCAGATGGTGAGCGGCCTTGTGGGGCAGCTTCTTATGCAACCTGTCCTCGTGG CTCAGGGGACCCCAGGAATGgctccacctccagcccctgctaCTGCTTCAGCCAGTGCTGGCACTACCAACACAGCTACCACAGCAGGCCCTGCACCTGGGGGCCCTGCCCAGCCTCCACCCCCTCAGCCCTCCTCTGATCTTCAGTTCTCTCAGCTCCTGGGAAACCTGCTGGGGCCTTcagggccaggggctggagggcctGGCATGGCGTCTCCCACCATCACTGTGGCGATGCCTGGAGTCCCTGCCTTTCTTCAGGGCATGACTGACCTTTTGCAG GCAACACAGACggcccctccacctcctccaccacccccacccccagctcctgaaCAGCAGACCACACCCCCACCAGGCTCCCCTTCTGGTGGTGCAGGGAGTCCTGGAGGCCTGGGTCCTGAGAACCTTTCCCCGGAGTTTTATACCTCGGTGGTGCAGGGTGTGCTGAACTCCCTGCTGGGATCCCTGGGGGCTCGGGCTGGCAGCAGTGAAAGTATCGCTGCTTTCATACAGCGCCTTAGTGGATCCAGCAACATCTTTGAGCCTGGGGCCGATGGGGCCCTCG GATTCTTCGGGGCTCTGCTCTCCCTTCTGTGCCAGAACTTTTCCATGGTGGATGTGGTGATGCTTCTCCATGGGCATTTCCAGCCACTGCAGCGGCTCCAGCCCCAGCTGCGATCTTTCTTCCACCACCACTACCTGGGTGGCCAGGAGCCCACACCTGGTAACATCCGG ACGGCAACCCACACTTTGATCACGGGACTGGAAGAATACGTGCGGGAGAGTTTT TCTTTGGTGCAGGTTCAGCCAGGTGTGGACATCATCCGGACTAACCTGGAATTTCTCCAAGAGCAGTTTAACAGCATTGCTGCTCACGTGCTGCACTGCACAG ACAGTGGATTTGGGGCCCGTTTGCTGGAATTGTGTAACCAGGGCCTGTTTGAATGCTTGGCCCTGAACCTGCACTGCTTAGGGGGACAGCAGATGGAGTTGGCTGCTGTCATCAATGGCCGCATT CGTCGTATGTCTCATGGGGTGAATCCATCCTTGGTGAGCTGGCTGACAACCATGATGGGACTGAGGCTTCAGGTGGTACTGGAGCACATGCCTATAGGCCCTGATGCAATCCTCAGATATGTTCGCAGAGTCGGTGATCCCCCTCAG CCACTTCCTGAGGAGCCAATGGAAGTTCAGGGATCAGAGAGAACTGCCCCTGAGCCTCAG CGGGAGAatgcttccccagcccctggaacaACAGCAGAAGAGGCCATGTCCCGAGGTCCACCTCCTGCTCCTGATGGGGGCTCTCATGATGAACAGGATGGAGCTTCTGAGACAGAGCCTTGGGCAGCTGCAGTCCCCCCA GAATGGGTCCCTATTATCCAGCAGGACATTCAGAGCCAGCGAAAGGTGAAACCACAGCCTCCTCTGAGTGATGCCTACCTCAGTGGTATGCCTGCCAAGAGACGCAAG ACGATGCAGGGTGAGGGCCCCCAGCTGCTTCTCTCAGAAGCTGTGAGCCGGGCAGCTAAGGCAGCCGGAGCTCGGCCCCTGACAAGCCCCGAGAGCCTGAGCCGGGACCTGGAGGCACCAGAGGTTCAGGAGAGCTACAGGCAGCAG CTCCGGGCTGATATACAAAAGCGATTGCAGGAAGATCCCAACTACAGTCCTCAGCGCTTCCCTAGTGCCCACCGGGCCTTTGCTGATGATCCCTAG
- the BAG6 gene encoding large proline-rich protein BAG6 isoform X5, with the protein MEPSDNTITTVEEPDSLEVLVKTLDSQTRTFIVGAQMNVKEFKEHIAASVSIPSEKQRLIYQGRVLQDDKKLQEYNVGGKVIHLVERAPPQTQLPSGASSGIGSTSATHGGGSLPGTRGSGASVHDRNANSYVMVGTFNLPSDGSAVDVHINMEQAPIQSEPRVRLVMAQHIIRDIQTLLSRMECRGGPQAQHSQLPPQTPTVALEPVALSSQTSEPVESEVPPREPMEAEEVEERASAQSPELTPTGPAPVGPTPAPETNAPNHPSPAEYVEVLQELQRLENRLQPFLQRYYEVLGAAATTDYNNNQEGREEDQRLINLVGESLRLLGNTFVALSDLRCNLTSAPPRHLHVVRPMSHYTTPMVLQQAAIPIQINVGTTVTMTGNGTRPPPAPSAEAPPSGPGQASSLAPSSTTVESSTEGAPPPGPAPPPTASHPRVIRISHQSVEPVVMMHMNIQDSGTQPGGVPSAPTGPLGPPGHGQTLGSTLIQLPSLPPEFMHAVAHQITHQAMVAAVASAAAGQQVPGFPTAPTRVVIARPTPPQARPSHPGGPPVSGTLQGTGLGTNASLAQMVSGLVGQLLMQPVLVAQGTPGMAPPPAPATASASAGTTNTATTAGPAPGGPAQPPPPQPSSDLQFSQLLGNLLGPSGPGAGGPGMASPTITVAMPGVPAFLQGMTDLLQATQTAPPPPPPPPPPAPEQQTTPPPGSPSGGAGSPGGLGPENLSPEFYTSVVQGVLNSLLGSLGARAGSSESIAAFIQRLSGSSNIFEPGADGALGFFGALLSLLCQNFSMVDVVMLLHGHFQPLQRLQPQLRSFFHHHYLGGQEPTPGNIRTATHTLITGLEEYVRESFSLVQVQPGVDIIRTNLEFLQEQFNSIAAHVLHCTDSGFGARLLELCNQGLFECLALNLHCLGGQQMELAAVINGRIRRMSHGVNPSLVSWLTTMMGLRLQVVLEHMPIGPDAILRYVRRVGDPPQPLPEEPMEVQGSERTAPEPQRENASPAPGTTAEEAMSRGPPPAPDGGSHDEQDGASETEPWAAAVPPEWVPIIQQDIQSQRKVKPQPPLSDAYLSGMPAKRRKLRADIQKRLQEDPNYSPQRFPSAHRAFADDP; encoded by the exons ATGGAGCCCAGTGATAATACCATTACCACTGTGGAGGAGCCTGACAGCCTGGAAGTGCTGGTGAAGACTCTGGACTCTCAGACTCGGACCTTTATTGTGGGGGCCCAG ATGAACGTGAAGGAGTTTAAGGAGCACATTGCTGCCTCTGTTAGCATCCCCTCCGAGAAACAACGGCTTATTTACCAGGGACGTGTCCTGCAGGATGATAAGAAGCTCCAGGAATACA atgTTGGGGGAAAGGTCATCCACCTGGTGGAACGGGCTCCTCCTCAGACTCAGCTACCTTCTGGGGCATCTTCTGGGATAGGGTCTACCTCAGCCACCCATGGTGGGGGATCCCTGCCTGGTACTCGGGGCTCTGGGGCCTCTGTTCACGACCGGAATGCTAACAGCTATGTCATGGTTGGAACCTTCAATCTTCCT AGTGATGGCTCTGCTGTGGATGTTCACATCAACATGGAACAGGCCCCGATTCAG AGTGAGCCCCGAGTACGGCTGGTGATGGCTCAGCACATTATCAGGGACATACAGACCTTACTCTCCCGGATGGAA TGTCGAGGGGGGCCCCAAGCACAGCACAGTCAGCTGCCCCCACAGACGCCAACTGTGGCCCTGGAACCAGTAGCCTTGAGCTCTCAAACATCAGAACCAGTCGAAAGCGAAGTGCCTCCTCGGGAGCCCATGGAGGCAGAAGAAGTGGAGGAGCGTGCCTCAGCCCAGAGCCCGGAGCTCACCCCCACTGGCCCAGCCCCAGTGGGCCCAACACCTGCCCCAGAGACAAATGCTCCCAA CCACCCTTCCCCTGCGGAGTACGTCGAGGTGCTCCAAGAGCTACAGCGGCTTGAGAACCGCCTCCAGCCCTTCCTACAGCGCTACTATGAGGTTCTGGGTGCCGCTGCCACCACAGACTACAATAACAAT CAAGAGGGCCGAGAAGAGGACCAGCGTTTGATCAACTTGGTCGGGGAGAGCCTGCGGCTGCTGGGCAATACTTTTGTGGCACTGTCTGACCTGCGCTGCAATCTGACCTCTGCACCCCCGCGACACCTGCATGTGGTCCGACCCATGTCTCATTACACCACACCCATGGTGCTCCAGCAGGCAGCTATCCCCATCCAG ATCAACGTGGGGACAACTGTGACCATGACAGGGAATGGGACTCGGccccccccagctcccagtgcaGAGGCACCTCCCTCTGGTCCTGGGCAGGCCTCATCCCTGGCTCCATCTTCTACCACTGTCGAATCCTCAACTGAGGGGGCTCCCCCACCAGGGCCAGCTCCTCCCCCAACTGCCAGCCACCCGAGGGTCATCCGGATTTCCCACCAGAGTGTTGAACCCGTGGTCATGATGCACATGAACATTCAAG ATTCTGGCACACAGCCCGGTGGAGTTCCGAGTGCTCCCACTGGCCCTCTAGGACCCCCTGGTCATGGCCAGACCCTGG GCTCCACCCTCATCcagctgccctccctgccccctgagTTCATGCACGCCGTCGCCCACCAGATCACCCATCAGGCCATGGTGGCAGCTGTTGCCTCCGCGGCCGCAG GACAGCAGGTGCCAGGCTTCCCAACAGCTCCCACCCGGGTGGTGATTGCCCGGCCCACCCCTCCACAGGCTCGGCCTTCCCATCCTGGGGGGCCTCCAGTCTCTGGGACTCTG CAGGGCACGGGGCTGGGTACCAATGCCTCTTTGGCCCAGATGGTGAGCGGCCTTGTGGGGCAGCTTCTTATGCAACCTGTCCTCGTGG CTCAGGGGACCCCAGGAATGgctccacctccagcccctgctaCTGCTTCAGCCAGTGCTGGCACTACCAACACAGCTACCACAGCAGGCCCTGCACCTGGGGGCCCTGCCCAGCCTCCACCCCCTCAGCCCTCCTCTGATCTTCAGTTCTCTCAGCTCCTGGGAAACCTGCTGGGGCCTTcagggccaggggctggagggcctGGCATGGCGTCTCCCACCATCACTGTGGCGATGCCTGGAGTCCCTGCCTTTCTTCAGGGCATGACTGACCTTTTGCAG GCAACACAGACggcccctccacctcctccaccacccccacccccagctcctgaaCAGCAGACCACACCCCCACCAGGCTCCCCTTCTGGTGGTGCAGGGAGTCCTGGAGGCCTGGGTCCTGAGAACCTTTCCCCGGAGTTTTATACCTCGGTGGTGCAGGGTGTGCTGAACTCCCTGCTGGGATCCCTGGGGGCTCGGGCTGGCAGCAGTGAAAGTATCGCTGCTTTCATACAGCGCCTTAGTGGATCCAGCAACATCTTTGAGCCTGGGGCCGATGGGGCCCTCG GATTCTTCGGGGCTCTGCTCTCCCTTCTGTGCCAGAACTTTTCCATGGTGGATGTGGTGATGCTTCTCCATGGGCATTTCCAGCCACTGCAGCGGCTCCAGCCCCAGCTGCGATCTTTCTTCCACCACCACTACCTGGGTGGCCAGGAGCCCACACCTGGTAACATCCGG ACGGCAACCCACACTTTGATCACGGGACTGGAAGAATACGTGCGGGAGAGTTTT TCTTTGGTGCAGGTTCAGCCAGGTGTGGACATCATCCGGACTAACCTGGAATTTCTCCAAGAGCAGTTTAACAGCATTGCTGCTCACGTGCTGCACTGCACAG ACAGTGGATTTGGGGCCCGTTTGCTGGAATTGTGTAACCAGGGCCTGTTTGAATGCTTGGCCCTGAACCTGCACTGCTTAGGGGGACAGCAGATGGAGTTGGCTGCTGTCATCAATGGCCGCATT CGTCGTATGTCTCATGGGGTGAATCCATCCTTGGTGAGCTGGCTGACAACCATGATGGGACTGAGGCTTCAGGTGGTACTGGAGCACATGCCTATAGGCCCTGATGCAATCCTCAGATATGTTCGCAGAGTCGGTGATCCCCCTCAG CCACTTCCTGAGGAGCCAATGGAAGTTCAGGGATCAGAGAGAACTGCCCCTGAGCCTCAG CGGGAGAatgcttccccagcccctggaacaACAGCAGAAGAGGCCATGTCCCGAGGTCCACCTCCTGCTCCTGATGGGGGCTCTCATGATGAACAGGATGGAGCTTCTGAGACAGAGCCTTGGGCAGCTGCAGTCCCCCCA GAATGGGTCCCTATTATCCAGCAGGACATTCAGAGCCAGCGAAAGGTGAAACCACAGCCTCCTCTGAGTGATGCCTACCTCAGTGGTATGCCTGCCAAGAGACGCAAG CTCCGGGCTGATATACAAAAGCGATTGCAGGAAGATCCCAACTACAGTCCTCAGCGCTTCCCTAGTGCCCACCGGGCCTTTGCTGATGATCCCTAG